A single Xiphias gladius isolate SHS-SW01 ecotype Sanya breed wild chromosome 22, ASM1685928v1, whole genome shotgun sequence DNA region contains:
- the LOC120784591 gene encoding sialic acid-binding Ig-like lectin 14 isoform X1 — protein MDCRKHQIRMFVHIWATLLFSVRNSNADTGASVRERQVCQGPYCITLTDGAITAEAGLCVVIPCSFTTYYWFTPQHIVWYKCEPTKQKCGDSDVIFHTKKNNRKVQPGFTGRVSLLEPDVTLKNCSIIINDLKESDSGLYQLGVNGVVSGQADGFTYAQRATVSVHGLSQKPTLMIPPLTAGQQATLTCTAPGLCSGSDPKITWTWRGAGEMDSHITGLITANQEHTSTLTFKLTAEHHSMEVTCEVSFTGNTTTEETVVLNVTSDVQHHGPSTVLPWAVAGASLSVNVLCIIFIVFLWYARKTLKPNQEDRTYMSLQKTDRSPEYDVIARPRN, from the exons atggactgCCGCAAGCATCAAATCAGGATGTTTGTTCACATCTGGGCGactctgctcttctctgtcaGAAACAGCAACGCTGATACAG GTGCATCAGTGCGGGAAAGACAAGTCTGTCAAGGTCCATACTGTATCACTCTGACTGATGGAGCAATAACAGCCGAGGCTGGTCTCTGTGTTGTGATACCGTGCTCTTTCACCACTTACTATTGGTTTACACCCCAACATATAGTTTGGTACAAATGTGAACCAACTAAACAAAAATGCGGTGATTCAGACGTAATCTTCCACACgaaaaagaacaacagaaagGTTCAGCCTGGGTTCACAGGACGAGTCTCACTGTTGGAGCCTGATGTGACTTTGAAAAACTGCAGCATCATCATCAATGACCTGAAGGAGTCAGACTCTGGATTATATCAACTCGGAGTTAATGGTGTCGTGAGTGGACAAGCAGATGGATTTACATACGCTCAAAGAGCAACTGTCTCTGTTCACG GTCTGAGTCAGAAGCCCACATTGATGATTCCTCCGCTGACAGCGGGACAGCAGGCCACACTGACCTGCACTGCTCCTGGTCTCTGCTCTGGATCTGATCCTAAAATCACCTGGACttggagaggagcaggagagatgGACTCTCACATCACAGGACTCATCACAGCCAATCAGGAACATACCTCAACTTTGACCTTTAAACTGACGGCTGAACACCACAGTATGGAGGTCACCTGTGAGGTCAGCTTCACAGGAAACACGACTACAGAGGAGACAGTGGTTCTGAATGTGACCT CAGACGTGCAACACCACGGACCAAGTACAGTTCTTCCCTGGGCCGTTGCTGGTGCATCTCTCAGTGTGAATGTCCTCTGCATTATCTTCATAGTGTTCCTGTG GTAcgcaagaaaaacactgaaacccaATCAGGAGGACAGAACTTACATGTCactgcagaaaacagacagatcACCAGAGTATGATGTTATTGCCCGGCCTCGAAATTAA
- the LOC120784591 gene encoding sialic acid-binding Ig-like lectin 14 isoform X2, protein MDCRKHQIRMFVHIWATLLFSVRNSNADTGASVRERQVCQGPYCITLTDGAITAEAGLCVVIPCSFTTYYWFTPQHIVWYKCEPTKQKCGDSDVIFHTKKNNRKVQPGFTGRVSLLEPDVTLKNCSIIINDLKESDSGLYQLGVNGVVSGQADGFTYAQRATVSVHGLSQKPTLMIPPLTAGQQATLTCTAPGLCSGSDPKITWTWRGAGEMDSHITGLITANQEHTSTLTFKLTAEHHSMEVTCEVSFTGNTTTEETVVLNVTYVQHHGPSTVLPWAVAGASLSVNVLCIIFIVFLWYARKTLKPNQEDRTYMSLQKTDRSPEYDVIARPRN, encoded by the exons atggactgCCGCAAGCATCAAATCAGGATGTTTGTTCACATCTGGGCGactctgctcttctctgtcaGAAACAGCAACGCTGATACAG GTGCATCAGTGCGGGAAAGACAAGTCTGTCAAGGTCCATACTGTATCACTCTGACTGATGGAGCAATAACAGCCGAGGCTGGTCTCTGTGTTGTGATACCGTGCTCTTTCACCACTTACTATTGGTTTACACCCCAACATATAGTTTGGTACAAATGTGAACCAACTAAACAAAAATGCGGTGATTCAGACGTAATCTTCCACACgaaaaagaacaacagaaagGTTCAGCCTGGGTTCACAGGACGAGTCTCACTGTTGGAGCCTGATGTGACTTTGAAAAACTGCAGCATCATCATCAATGACCTGAAGGAGTCAGACTCTGGATTATATCAACTCGGAGTTAATGGTGTCGTGAGTGGACAAGCAGATGGATTTACATACGCTCAAAGAGCAACTGTCTCTGTTCACG GTCTGAGTCAGAAGCCCACATTGATGATTCCTCCGCTGACAGCGGGACAGCAGGCCACACTGACCTGCACTGCTCCTGGTCTCTGCTCTGGATCTGATCCTAAAATCACCTGGACttggagaggagcaggagagatgGACTCTCACATCACAGGACTCATCACAGCCAATCAGGAACATACCTCAACTTTGACCTTTAAACTGACGGCTGAACACCACAGTATGGAGGTCACCTGTGAGGTCAGCTTCACAGGAAACACGACTACAGAGGAGACAGTGGTTCTGAATGTGACCT ACGTGCAACACCACGGACCAAGTACAGTTCTTCCCTGGGCCGTTGCTGGTGCATCTCTCAGTGTGAATGTCCTCTGCATTATCTTCATAGTGTTCCTGTG GTAcgcaagaaaaacactgaaacccaATCAGGAGGACAGAACTTACATGTCactgcagaaaacagacagatcACCAGAGTATGATGTTATTGCCCGGCCTCGAAATTAA
- the LOC120784449 gene encoding myelin-associated glycoprotein-like isoform X1: MWCLELLLTLLLIINDASCQWNVWVPRDISAMTNSCVVIPCTFMYPSGIRPYRGIHGIWYFGQPYPQLFPPVVFKSRTDVVHESYKGRTKLLGDLHQRNCTLLINNIGTEHSGRYYFRADLGGANMYTYPDFAELKVLDQPSIDVPEEIVSDESLELTCYAPDNCPDMTPEIQWMYTDYLPDPEFSSDYLEESNTAVLSSTLTFTPRPMHNGQLLGCRVYYPNTTLVYERLISLDIKYAPRSVWVNVSSEVMEGSSVVLHCEVDSNPPSRISWMFGDQELLWDTASNISLPLDDVTPAQEGIYTCVGDNGYGMMNTSLYLAVKYPPREPLVNNSITVLEGTSLALHCSTQGSPAPTLTWLKDGELVGTITADELSVLEIMAITPQGDGQYRCLAENEHGRASSSLNITVEYAPVLLEESKCTVVREGVQCVCMATGNPEPIIEFYLPDLNITINETDGRYNFYTHTDGHTSTGMIKLREKGERVDNGGPAVNVHCSIYNMYGRESILLELQQEKKYMMAVIVGTIGGVAVIAFIIAAVRYVGHNNKKENGNPRQDVVLENPALYYSAVKKDKQNLRKKVLKTELLGSKFNSILEETTGEDGDYQPVGSMAGLERQELNYAALEFIGARPREGASGRGDDGSNYTEIKAK, encoded by the exons ATGTGGTGTTTGGAGCTGCTCTTAACACTGCTGTTGATCATCAACG ATGCAAGTTGCCAGTGGAACGTTTGGGTACCTCGGGACATCTCGGCCATGACAAACTCCTGCGTGGTCATCCCGTGCACCTTCATGTATCCGTCTGGCATCAGGCCGTACCGTGGCATTCACGGTATCTGGTACTTTGGCCAGCCCTACCCTCAACTCTTCCCTCCTGTGGTCTTCAAGTCACGCACGGATGTCGTGCACGAGAGCTACAAGGGCCGGACCAAGCTGCTGGGTGACCTGCACCAGAGGAACTGCACTCTGCTCATCAACAACATTGGCACTGAGCACTCAGGGAGATACTATTTTCGCGCTGACCTCGGTGGAGCCAACATGTATACGTACCCAGACTTCGCTGAGCTCAAAGTTCTTG ATCAACCCAGCATCGACGTCCCAGAGGAGATTGTCAGTGATGAGAGTCTTGAGCTAACATGTTATGCTCCTGACAACTGCCCTGACATGACACCAGAGATCCAGTGGATGTACACCGACTACTTGCCCGACCCAGAGTTCTCTTCTGACTACCTGGAAGAGAGCAACACAGCGGTACTCTCCAGCACCCTCACCTTCACACCCAGACCCATGCACAACGGACAACTCCTGGGTTGCAGGGTCTACTACCCCAACACGACACTGGTTTACGAGAGGCTTATCTCTCTAGACATCAAGT ATGCTCCACGCTCGGTGTGGGTGAATGTGTCCTCAGAGGTGATGGAGGGCAGCTCTGTGGTGCTGCACTGCGAGGTGGACAGTAACCCTCCCTCCAGGATCTCCTGGATGTTTGGAGACCAGGAGCTGTTGTGGGACACGGCGTCCAACATCTCGCTCCCCCTGGATGATGTGACGCCTGCACAGGAGGGAATCTACACCTGCGTTGGGGACAACGGCTACGGCATGATGAACACCTCACTCTACCTGGCCGTCAAGT ACCCTCCACGTGAGCCCCTGGTAAACAACTCCATCACAGTACTAGAGGGCACCTCGCTGGCCTTGCACTGCAGCACCCAGGGCAGCCCGGCCCCGACCCTCACCTGGCTGAAGGACGGGGAGCTGGTGGGCACCATCACCGCTGACGAGCTGTCAGTGCTGGAGATCATGGCGATCACACCGCAGGGAGATGGACAGTACCGCTGCCTGGCCGAGAACGAGCACGGCCGAGCCAGCAGTTCCCTCAACATCACTGTTGAGT ACGCCCCAGTCCTTCTGGAGGAGTCAAAGTGCACAGTGGTGAGGGAGGGTGTCCAGTGTGTCTGCATGGCCACAGGAAACCCCGAACCCATCATCGAGTTCTACCTGCCCGACCTGAACATCACCATCAACGAAACAGATGGCCGGTACAACTTCTACACGCACACGGACGGACACACCTCCACAGGCATGATCAAGCTGCGGGAGAAAGGAGAGCGCGTCGACAACGGCGGCCCTGCCGTCAACGTCCACTGCAGCATCTACAACATGTATGGAAGAGAGAGCATACTTCTGGAGCTACAGCAGGAGA aaaagtaCATGATGGCTGTTATAGTTGGCACCATTGGAGGAGTGGCGGTCATAGCCTTCATCATTGCAGCAGTGAGATACGTTGGCCACAACAACAAGAA AGAGAATGGCAACCCTAGGCAGGACGTGGTCCTGGAGAACCCAGCTTTGTACTACAGCGCAGTCAAGAAGGACAAACAAAATCTGAGGAAGAAAGTG CTTAAGACAGAGCTGTTGGGCTCAAAGTTTAACTCCATTCTAGAGGAGACTACG GGAGAAGACGGGGATTATCAACCTGTGGGCTCTATGGCAGGACTGGAGAGGCAAGAGCTGAATTATGCTGCTCTGGAGTTTATCGGGGCCAGGCCCAGGGAGGGGGCCTCAGGGAGGGGGGATGACGGCAGCAACTACACGGAAATCAAAGCCAAATGA
- the LOC120784449 gene encoding myelin-associated glycoprotein-like isoform X2: MWCLELLLTLLLIINDASCQWNVWVPRDISAMTNSCVVIPCTFMYPSGIRPYRGIHGIWYFGQPYPQLFPPVVFKSRTDVVHESYKGRTKLLGDLHQRNCTLLINNIGTEHSGRYYFRADLGGANMYTYPDFAELKVLDQPSIDVPEEIVSDESLELTCYAPDNCPDMTPEIQWMYTDYLPDPEFSSDYLEESNTAVLSSTLTFTPRPMHNGQLLGCRVYYPNTTLVYERLISLDIKYAPRSVWVNVSSEVMEGSSVVLHCEVDSNPPSRISWMFGDQELLWDTASNISLPLDDVTPAQEGIYTCVGDNGYGMMNTSLYLAVKYPPREPLVNNSITVLEGTSLALHCSTQGSPAPTLTWLKDGELVGTITADELSVLEIMAITPQGDGQYRCLAENEHGRASSSLNITVEYAPVLLEESKCTVVREGVQCVCMATGNPEPIIEFYLPDLNITINETDGRYNFYTHTDGHTSTGMIKLREKGERVDNGGPAVNVHCSIYNMYGRESILLELQQEKKYMMAVIVGTIGGVAVIAFIIAAVRYVGHNNKKENGNPRQDVVLENPALYYSAVKKDKQNLRKKVGEDGDYQPVGSMAGLERQELNYAALEFIGARPREGASGRGDDGSNYTEIKAK; encoded by the exons ATGTGGTGTTTGGAGCTGCTCTTAACACTGCTGTTGATCATCAACG ATGCAAGTTGCCAGTGGAACGTTTGGGTACCTCGGGACATCTCGGCCATGACAAACTCCTGCGTGGTCATCCCGTGCACCTTCATGTATCCGTCTGGCATCAGGCCGTACCGTGGCATTCACGGTATCTGGTACTTTGGCCAGCCCTACCCTCAACTCTTCCCTCCTGTGGTCTTCAAGTCACGCACGGATGTCGTGCACGAGAGCTACAAGGGCCGGACCAAGCTGCTGGGTGACCTGCACCAGAGGAACTGCACTCTGCTCATCAACAACATTGGCACTGAGCACTCAGGGAGATACTATTTTCGCGCTGACCTCGGTGGAGCCAACATGTATACGTACCCAGACTTCGCTGAGCTCAAAGTTCTTG ATCAACCCAGCATCGACGTCCCAGAGGAGATTGTCAGTGATGAGAGTCTTGAGCTAACATGTTATGCTCCTGACAACTGCCCTGACATGACACCAGAGATCCAGTGGATGTACACCGACTACTTGCCCGACCCAGAGTTCTCTTCTGACTACCTGGAAGAGAGCAACACAGCGGTACTCTCCAGCACCCTCACCTTCACACCCAGACCCATGCACAACGGACAACTCCTGGGTTGCAGGGTCTACTACCCCAACACGACACTGGTTTACGAGAGGCTTATCTCTCTAGACATCAAGT ATGCTCCACGCTCGGTGTGGGTGAATGTGTCCTCAGAGGTGATGGAGGGCAGCTCTGTGGTGCTGCACTGCGAGGTGGACAGTAACCCTCCCTCCAGGATCTCCTGGATGTTTGGAGACCAGGAGCTGTTGTGGGACACGGCGTCCAACATCTCGCTCCCCCTGGATGATGTGACGCCTGCACAGGAGGGAATCTACACCTGCGTTGGGGACAACGGCTACGGCATGATGAACACCTCACTCTACCTGGCCGTCAAGT ACCCTCCACGTGAGCCCCTGGTAAACAACTCCATCACAGTACTAGAGGGCACCTCGCTGGCCTTGCACTGCAGCACCCAGGGCAGCCCGGCCCCGACCCTCACCTGGCTGAAGGACGGGGAGCTGGTGGGCACCATCACCGCTGACGAGCTGTCAGTGCTGGAGATCATGGCGATCACACCGCAGGGAGATGGACAGTACCGCTGCCTGGCCGAGAACGAGCACGGCCGAGCCAGCAGTTCCCTCAACATCACTGTTGAGT ACGCCCCAGTCCTTCTGGAGGAGTCAAAGTGCACAGTGGTGAGGGAGGGTGTCCAGTGTGTCTGCATGGCCACAGGAAACCCCGAACCCATCATCGAGTTCTACCTGCCCGACCTGAACATCACCATCAACGAAACAGATGGCCGGTACAACTTCTACACGCACACGGACGGACACACCTCCACAGGCATGATCAAGCTGCGGGAGAAAGGAGAGCGCGTCGACAACGGCGGCCCTGCCGTCAACGTCCACTGCAGCATCTACAACATGTATGGAAGAGAGAGCATACTTCTGGAGCTACAGCAGGAGA aaaagtaCATGATGGCTGTTATAGTTGGCACCATTGGAGGAGTGGCGGTCATAGCCTTCATCATTGCAGCAGTGAGATACGTTGGCCACAACAACAAGAA AGAGAATGGCAACCCTAGGCAGGACGTGGTCCTGGAGAACCCAGCTTTGTACTACAGCGCAGTCAAGAAGGACAAACAAAATCTGAGGAAGAAAGTG GGAGAAGACGGGGATTATCAACCTGTGGGCTCTATGGCAGGACTGGAGAGGCAAGAGCTGAATTATGCTGCTCTGGAGTTTATCGGGGCCAGGCCCAGGGAGGGGGCCTCAGGGAGGGGGGATGACGGCAGCAACTACACGGAAATCAAAGCCAAATGA